The following nucleotide sequence is from Acidiferrobacteraceae bacterium.
GAGATTCAGACGTATGCCCGTGTAACCGTTCTGTAACATAATTGAAGTCTAATAGCCGTGCCAAGCCCCAATCGCGGGCGCGCGGCATCCCTGGTCATGGGGTATTCCACGATCTGTCATGAATGATTCAAGAAAGAACATACTGGTTGTTGAAGACGAACGCTCGATTCGGGACATGCTCCGGGTCACCCTCGAGCGCAACGGTTTCGAAGTCACCGATGCTGCGGATGCCGAAACCGCTCTGGTACGGATCGCGGACCGGAATCCGGACCTGATCCTGCTCGACTGGATGCTGCCCGGCATGAGCGGGATCGATCTTGCGCGGCGCCTGAAACGGGGCGACTCCGCGTCCGACACGCCCATCATCATGGTCAGTGCCCGCGGCGAGGAGGAGGATCGGGTACGGGGCCTGGATATCGGCGCCGACGACTATGTTGCCAAGCCGTTTTCGCCCCGGGAGCTGCTTGCCCGGATTCGGGCCGTGATGCGCAGATCCGAGCCCGGCGGAGAGCAGGTACTCACCAGTGATGGCCTGATGCTGGATCCCGTGAGCCACCGGGTGACGGTGGATAACCAGGAAATCAGGCTCGGCCCCACGGAGTTCCGCCTGCTTCGCTTCCTCATGAGCCATCCGGAACGGGTCTACACCCGAGTCCAATTGTTGGATAATGTCTGGGGCGCGAATGTCTACGTCGAGGAGCGCACTGTCGACGTCCA
It contains:
- the phoB gene encoding phosphate regulon transcriptional regulator PhoB — its product is MNDSRKNILVVEDERSIRDMLRVTLERNGFEVTDAADAETALVRIADRNPDLILLDWMLPGMSGIDLARRLKRGDSASDTPIIMVSARGEEEDRVRGLDIGADDYVAKPFSPRELLARIRAVMRRSEPGGEQVLTSDGLMLDPVSHRVTVDNQEIRLGPTEFRLLRFLMSHPERVYTRVQLLDNVWGANVYVEERTVDVHVRRLRKALAPTGHDRIIQTVRGSGYRLSTQG